The Hydra vulgaris chromosome 11, alternate assembly HydraT2T_AEP genome contains a region encoding:
- the LOC105844417 gene encoding uncharacterized protein LOC105844417 isoform X3 has product MNQIVEGLDNDVLFIVFFLILIIILIPFYIFSPIQSRLSSFRNEERAEFSNNFEQSNNQNNDSSTFVSPGINDSDIHTGGSLSNSDINLTQHNISQKRDTFVSSNDVISIKVINNEVFHIHAVSKFMKLLDLKRKCFPVEYDSAKNIRFIYRGCILSVDSSTLNDLNINDGSVIHCVISDQATSYQTQSGESSTPADFDLSGIFIPLLSMIIVLIWITVFMYSYLFSGISIVILCVVSIIFFVMTFFNR; this is encoded by the exons atgaatCAAATAGTAGAAGGATTAGATAATGATGTTTTGttcatcgttttttttttaattcttatcaTTATTCTAATTCCTTTCTATATTTTTTCTCCAATACAAAGTCGATTGTCTTCATTCAGAAATGAGGAAAGAGcagaattttcaaataattttgagcaatcaaacaaccaaaataatgACAGTAGCACGTTTGTTTCACCAGGTATAAATGACTCTGATATCCATACTGGTGGCAGTTTGTCAAATTCTGATATTAATTTAACCCAACACAATATTTCACAAAAAAGAGACACTTTTGTTTCTTCAAATGATGTAATTtcaattaaagttattaataatgaagTATTTCATATACATGCTGTTAGTAAATTCATGAAACTGTTAGATTTGAAACG aaaatgttttcCTGTGGAATATGATTCAGCAAAAAATATACGATTCATTTATAGAGGTTGTATTTTATCAGTAGATTCATCTACTctcaatgatttaaatataaatgatggAAGTGTTATACATTGTGTTATATCGGATCAAGCTACATCTTATCAAACACAAAGTGGTGAATCCTCAACACCAGCAGATTTTGACTTAAGTGGTATATTTATACCACTTTTGTCAatgattattgttttaatatggaTTACTGTCTTCATGTACTCTTATCTGTTCTCTGGAATAAGTATAGTAATCCTTTGTGttgtatcaataattttttttgtgatgacATTTTTTAACAGATAA